The nucleotide window AAGGCATTTTTCCTTCTCtatgtttttctaacaaatttttCGTGCTTCCGCAAAAGATAGTTTAACGGACGCATTTCTTGACATGATTCAGTCGCCAAATGTCTGACCCAATAAAGTAATGGTTGGATGCTGTGAATGGCTTGTTGCCCCATCCTGAGGAAACCGATTAGCACTTAGACGATTCTTGACTGCATCTTTGGTCTTAAAAAGCTATTCGCCAATAATACCACACTAGGAATTACTTTTGCTTTCTTTTCCCTTTTTGAGACCGCAAAACCACTTCCAGATTGTTTGCAATACTCCAATTGTCCCAGATATTGTATATCCAGATATGTATATCCACTGCAAAGTTGATGCGTGTGAAGTATAGTATTATGCATGTTTAAAGCTCGCTTTCACTGTTGGAAATTAACGGTACTCAACTGGATTTTTAGCTTTACAGCATGAAGGCCTATTTGACATTGTCCAGTAGGAACTCCTACAATTATGGCAACATTAACTTATCTACGGGCAAATAGTTCAGTTGATCTCTTATGTTACGGAAATTCAACAAGTTCCCACCCAATGTGATTAGGGTATGGGAGCACCGTTTTGCTAGATCATCGGCTTCGCAGTTTCCAGCCATTTCGTTATGACCAGGTAGCCGAACGAGTAATGAAGTAGATCAATGCTATTTCTAGTAAGGACAGACACTTCTTGACTAACTTTGACCGTACTCAATGCAAGTTCAATGCCAAtcgattttcgaaattaattctCACCTACATGATATCATGGACTACTACTACAGTAGTCCAGTAAACTGAAACTAAGCTTGAGGAAGAATTCCCACAAAAGACTCCCCTCCAACCTTCCTCAACAGCATCGACCTGTCCATGAAACAGCTTACTGCCGCTTTTCTCCAGCGACTTTTCCCCGTCCACATATCCCTCATCGGTATGTGAGGGGAGATACCACCAATTTTTCAGGGATGCAATTGATGGAGCCGGGAATTTTAGAGTGATCCTGTTTGGCACCATTTATATACCCAGCTTCTCTCAGCCTTAAATTGATATTCGCAGCAATATACCTGTCGGCAATATCCAAGGGTGTTAGCTGTAGAATGGCCTGTAATGTAATATTTGTGAAGTCCGCAATGCCCgcgttcccatgacagtcgggtctaagtaaggATTTTGAACCAGTCAAGAACTGTCAAATCAGCACGATGCCTCAAAATTAGTtaaggaatgttttctgccactacaacaacaacacgaaagCCGTTCTTTAGGTACGTGCTTCTTAGCGAGCTTGGTCTTTTCGAGCACCATCATTTTGGCAAAACTACAGTTTCTTAGATTCAAAACCGCACTTTTGGGAGCCTTCCACCTTTAAGAAGTTAACCACTTCTAAGAAAACACCCAGTTTATGGcattaagttaatttattttaattttttatagcttcttaatttataaaatattctcgCGTTCGAAATGGCTGCTTTGCTACCAACATAGTATTtccttacaaatttattgtttctAGCTTAATTAATAAGCCGATAATTTTATATGCTAGTACATTACTGCAGGCTCTGAAAACACTCATATTTTCACATTACGCTTTAACATATTATTTTATGACAAAAGTTACGTTTATAAAATACAGATAGTTTAGGGACTAATTAAAATGTCTTAAGTTCGtaagcataaaataaattagcatgaaatgcaaaatttacttaaatatttaacatattaTACGCACTTAAAATTATCTCattcaattatttcatttttgtttcatcttttaatactcaataaataattttgttaaattaggACTAACTTAAtcgttattttataataaacgcCATCGACAATAACTACGGAAACTTTTAACAAAGCGAACCTTTTTATTTTGTaagagtaaaaacaattcaagtatattttcttttaaatattgtgcTGAAACATAACTGTGTTATCACATTGAAGTTATCAACTTGTGTCGTTGTCTGTGCTGTCATCAGCTTCTCGGAAATTGTCTCTCTAATTTAAAATCATAATCGTACTTGTATTGGCATTCGAATGCTTAAGACCTAGTTTATCTTTCCtatatatgttaatatgtatatgtatacttgtcAATTGTAGTTCTAAATAGTttcttatttttcgtttttgtatcACAATATTTGTTTTCAGTTACACGTATGTATAACTTTAATTGCGAACGAGAAGTTACgctctaaattaattttcacttataAATATCTGCTTTTCCTTagcaatattttccaaaaaatgaaGTTTGTCTCGGACATTAATATTGTTGAGGTCACCAATGTTCCACATCTCGAATGCGATTCATGGGTGGATTACTAAAAAGAGGAATAAAAGTGGaatatgtattaaaatgaaTGAGTACCGTaagcaatatataaaaaataataaaaaatgagctttgaggcaaaaaacttaataattgGTTCCCCTAATAATAGGTGCAAGTAAATAAGTGCCACATTATGCAGTCAGAAGTTTTGGTAtctctaaaattaaatttctgtaaTCAAGTTAGTAAAATTGAacgctaaaaaaaattgtcctcCACTACGAAATTTACTCACGCTCGATGTATACAGTGCGATGATTCGATTTAACCCTTTCGGGACCGCACCTAAACAaactatgaaatttttttttttagttttctgacTTAAAATGCCTCAGTTAACTACCATAAAAAGTTTTAGCTCTTTAACTTGATGCGGCCATTTTACCATGCGGTTTATTTATCATATACTGATAGGTTTGTTTTGTACTTTAAGTATAGCAGCATATATGGACACCATATTTTACGCATTTTTAGAGAGGTGTTCCGGTTTTACAGAGACGGCATCGTTCATTCTCTCCCCAACCTATCCAATGACCATTTTCATCATATCGCTTTGAGTTGCGGGGTTCTTCAATAACATGACGGCGCTTCAGGCTAGATGACTCTGAGGAAGCAGATGAAGCTGAAGTTCAGTCGGTTTCTACGTTTTGCGTAGAACTAATGCATCCTCTCTTCTTTTGAGTAAAACTGGAAAACACCGTGGCGTAGCGCTTAAGAGCTCAGTTTGCGATatacatctggaattttataaGTGGCACATGCTTGGCACTTAGAGCTAGAAGCCAGGAATTGATAACTACTGTGCTTAAGCTCTAGTGAAATATGGAGCGATGTTTCACTTTATTGTATTTGGAAACAATAGCCGGTCTCGgaacttaaacattttttttcttcccCATTCCAACGCTTACATGTCCGGGTTGGTTCATCTCCCATAAATGTGGGCAATAACTGAACTGGCTGGCATTTCATTTTATACGATCCCCTGCCAAACATTTCCAAGTCTGACTCAAACTTTAGTTCACACTTTCCCATTCGAATTTTTCGGACCGTGAGGCTGCAAAATATCACCATTTCTTTTAGACCCACATTTCTTGCTCAAAAAAGCTTGTAATTGTAAAATTTGATACTGCGGATGTTAAGTACACCACAATGTCGGTTAATATGCCGAACCCAAATGAAAGGCTAGTCATAAATACTTCCAGACTAGCCTGTGTGCATTAACATTTTAAATCCTTAATTGTGGGGCTTAGCGGGGCTTTGAGCAACGACAATagttaacaaattttgtataatttgtcaTAATTATTATCGCTTTTAGATGGTTTCTTCGACTTACCAGAATCTGTTATTGCGATAAGTTTGAGTTTTATCGTTCTAAAAAGCAGCTGGACTACGCCCAAGTACAACAAAACTCCAAGAAATCGACGAATATCTTCATTTGAGCAATTGAGTTCACTGCCGAACTCTTGGAAGAAATACATACTGGTCTGTTTcgcaatcaattttattaaagaacaATCGAACATCTTATTGAAATATGGAATTGGCTTATGTACTACGTTAATGTCTTCTTCGGACTCTTTTCAAGTCACGTCTTCAATGCTGATTGGACTTTTTCTCCATTTTAATTGCGATccatcaatttttttcattaattaaggTTCCATATTTTCTGGTTATTTAGAAATTTCTTGGTTGGCAGTACTTTCTAGTAAATCGATTTATAATTCTTCACCCTTTTCTAAAATCTCTTTCAAACCTTCCTCCAGAAGCTCATCGTCATCTTCATCACAATCTTCATCAGAAGATTTGTCCCAGTCTATCTTCAAAATCTGCTGTATGTCTGCATCTTGCCACCCCTTTCTTGATCAAAAATGCTTATAAGCAACTGGCATAAACAAAAATACCTAACGGTACAAaatattatctattttttttacttgtaaAACTTCAAATACCAGGTTGCCGACAAGGGATAGCGTAGTTTTTTCCCTGCTCACATAGCTTCGAGTGAGGTATGGGAGTGGGGCAAACTCGCTGGAGGAGAGGGACGATGAGCCGGGGAAATTTGGTGGAGAAGTATGAGTTTACTAAAGCGACGTCATTAGCCTTGAACTCCCTGAGTGTACGCTCTAGATTATTCAAGCGATGCCGAAATTCCTTACCTCCGGCATCGAGCTACTAGATGATTAGACTGGTGGGGTTGCTTGACCTGACCAGGCTGCTTACAAGAAGATGAAATACATTTATCTCAACGCTTTCCTTTTGAATATCCGCTTTTGTTAAATCGATGCTTGCACCGAAGCAGATTTGTGGTAGGTTCAAGGTGCCTTATAGATAGCtgataatgaaatatatgaGCTTTTAATTGGCTTCACGAAGGTCTGTGCTTAATAAGTATTCTAAATGTGATCCCTCGCCATACTGAATATTGAGGGATCAGTCATCTAACATTATCTAACATTGCTTAAGAATTCTAAGAAagtataaatcaataaatactcagttttatgaattttcaacCAGTTATGATTTCATTTCccataaaaaaactattttttagtaAAGACCCTGGCCCTTAAAAAACATAACTGAAATTTCTTCCCCCATTCCAATACTTACGGCAGCATACGCGCCAGCGCGTGCTTATGTAATGGCGAAATATGTATGGCCGCTGATGCTATACTGGAGCCCGACTCCTGTGAAATGGTGCGCTGTAGACGCGCATTCGGACGCGCCGCTTGCAATTGCTGTGCACGTCTAAACGGATAACGCCATGGGCTTTTCGGCACGTCCGGCTGgaagcttttattttcaaaagaacCCGGCACCATAGCACCCGATGCACCAGCACTAACACTCGCCGCACCGGATACGCCAGCACCACCGGCATTACCACCATAATAAGCGGCAGCATTACCATGATCTCGTGCCTTCGACGACAGACGACGCAAAATACGCGAACCCAAGCCTGGTGGATCCTCTAAGCCACCAGCACCACCGCCAGCAGTACCACGTTTGCGATAACGCACATCACTTGATTCCTCCAGAATAACATGTCTGTCGTACGGTGTGCCATAATACACTTCGAGCACGGTGGAGAAAGTGTGCGGCCACACTAAGTCAATTATGGATATTAAAACGCCACAAATGAAGCAAAGGATACCTGGAAAGAGATAATTgccaaagcaaattaaaaaaaaaaatcacataaaaaattagaaaaagaacATTACAGTAGCGATTAATTCATTCGACCTAATTGCAATCAACGTTAGTCATACGCAATATACGCTTACCGGCAACCAGCAAAAGCCAATAACACCAGCCGAGCTTGAACTCCAAGCGGCCACCTTCCAAATAGATGATCAACGGACGCTTTGGCAGCATGCAATAATAGCCAATATTGGTGCCAATGAGCAATGCGCCCGTTAGCGCCTTCATGTAAGCACCGTAACGTGGCACAGCGATAAGCAGCAGATTCATGAGCAGCCATGAGGCTAACGATGCCCACAGCATTATGCTGGCAAAATAGCCGGCAGCACGATATTGGCCACCCCAGCAAAAACCCTCGCGGCCCTGACTGAAATACTCAGCCACAGTCAGTATTGGAAATGGGAGGCCACGTCTCAACGCATCGCGATAATTGGCACTCATATCGTTGGCACCCTCCCATCCGAAGCGTTCATTGTAGTCCACATCCGGTGCTGTCCAATTGCCAACCGGTATGGCTGTGCGGcgaacacatatgtatataagtagcgCAAGGAAgataagagaaaaataatagtttttgaTTAGAAACGTGATGAtgttgaaatttaaaaagataTAAAGCGGAAGTAggtgtaaaaaccaaaagtggGAAAAACCATTAATAAGAAAGAGaacacaatttatttttcaactctTGCAGGAGAATTTAGGTGTAATTATAAGATTTTTCgttcatgaaaaaatttatttttacttaatatcaTTCGTTTAATCAAACCAAAGAAGAAACTGTTAAAAATATGTGGTTAATTAGTCTAAAACCAAAGCAAGCTTTAACTGAGCTTTTTTCTAACTTTAGGAAAGTGTCAAATGTTGTTGTCGGCATAAACTCACTTGATATCAAAGAAGAGAAATAGAGGCACTTATACAGTGCTAGTAATCGTTCGGGTCAACATACACAAATTTCACATTCTTCAAGATATTTATACTCCTAATCTGAAACATTCTTTTAATCAAGACCTGGATCGCCCTCAATAACCTTAACTGAAGTACATTTACCTAAATAAATCAGTACTCAATTTAATTATCTGAAATCTATCATTCGAGACTCAAACCTGTCTTTCATCGAACCAAAAAAGTTTTCAGAGTACTTTTTCTCGAATACTATCAAGCTTAATAACAAGAGGTGCTTTGCTTTACTGTCTGTTTATGCTTAGTCTTGTCATAGAATCTTATTTGCGCTAAAGTATTAAAGTAGCGTAAAAGCTTTTGGCAAAGAATATCtcttaaaatacaatataataacgTGTTTCGTAACCGGAAAAGCAAATCAACAAATACAGTGAAATCTCTCGTAAGCGGACACTGATGGGACTCTGCCCATCTGTCTGGTTAGTAGAGACGCGCTTAATAGATTCTTCTtaataaacttcaaaaaatcttCCAACCGgccaaattaattaaaaaagatacTCGCCTAATAGAGCGTCCGCTTAATAGAGATTTCACTGTACTTTTTCATCGTTAACATTAAATCTCATTATACACTCATGGGGGTATCCCATTCAGCTAATACCAAAAATGGGCAAATGGGATTGGTGATGCGAATATATAGCCTATCCCTCCCAAACGTCAACCTCACCTTCGCGCGGTACCCTCTGTTCACTACAAACGAGGCTCTGTCGACCGAGAAAAGGCGGTATAACCTTAGCGCCTGCGAGGAGGAAATTCCCACGCCATTGCCTGCCTAGAGGCGAAACCGGCAGCCCCGGAACTAGGCTCGGATGCAGAAGGCCAATCACTTACTCATCTTAAACCCTCTGATTACCGAAACCGAAATAAACAAAGTGAAGAATAAGAACGATAAATTggaggccctatgttccacctaggaactaggggaaaatatatacatatacgctcAGCTGGAGGTAGACTGCAACCGCTCATGGCCAAGAAAATGCAAAGGGGGAATGCGATAGAGTTACCATTCACTGACTACCTATTAACTCAAACATATTCTCGATACCTTAAAAATAAAGTGTTCAACTGTTAAGCAATGTCTTAAGAGAGGCTAGCATTAGCCTCCTCACACATTAGCATCCCACAATGATGAATGGAAAAAAGATtcggattaaaaatttttatgcgGACCTAATGAAACAAACTTTTTGAGCAAAGAAGCTGCAAAATGAGCTATCGAATGTATATGTCTTCCTTAACATCATTACATCATTACTTTTTGAGCGctaattgtttatttaaaaatatatgtatatgagtcgAATATCATAATAAAACTCTTGGTCAAATTtggaagtttttattttaatatctgtTATCATCAATCTCTGTTTTCATGTTGTCCTTTATTCATCGGAAGATGAGCTGTCCCTATTACGATTTACAACTCCTCTCAGTTGAATTTAATTCAGATCAACCAAACTAAGAACTTCAACTATTTTGGGGGTTGGGATTTAAGTAGTTATTATGCATTATTAGTTGTGCGCAATGGATTGAAAGGCAACTGAATGTAGAGCAGCAAAACGgcccaaaaaatttaatttttctcaaatatgtAGTATGTACCTGAAAATAGTAAATTGTATCAACTCTTTATACACTCCAACgtatacttaattttatttttactgtttcCAGCTGTGGATTCCTTCATCCATAACTggttaaaattgtttaaaattatatataacataGTCGATTTACCCGTTCTCCATTTTCATGCTCTTATTTCATGCcactacagagtataatagttttgcttGTCTAACTGCTGTACGTATCACCACAAATTGATATAAGGTAAGGTgcggttatatacatatataaatgatccgGCTGACTAGACgtgttgaaatccgggtgattgaaatttttatgcacTCTAAACTTTCTTCGTTCTTGCGCGAACTATAGATCATCAACTGTCAAGTTCAACAACTTTTGTGTAAAAGCTTTAAGGTGAGTAAGAAACCTATCATCCGCAGCTGATTTTTTGTTGCGGCTCATATGagtgaaatttaaagaaacttgTTTAGCTTGCCGATAGATAATATACACatagtacatacgtacatatatgtactttagagcaaaaaaatgttcaacttataaattaaaaaaatcaaatgctgttgtatttcttttaattcttaGCTTTTTACTTGTAGCTGTCATTAACTGAAAACTAATGTAAGAAATATTATGTGTAGGCAACCATATTCAGGTCTTTCTATTAAGATGAACCCGAAGAGACTCTACTATAATTctgtatttgtttgtaaaaaaagacaataatgTTTGTTAACCAAAGTGGTCTGGAAATGACTGAATAACCTCAACCGAAAATAGCTTTCTCTTGGTGCTCTCAGTGGACACTTATTTTATGAACAAGCTTACCACAAACTATGGTATACCTAATTGCTTTCAAGATGTAGAACCTTTACTTacttgcaaataatttatatatgttatgtttATCATTACAAAATCGAAGGACAAAGATGAGATTAACATAATCATAATACCATTAGGTCCAGCGaacttaattgaattttttcaatgGACTTCCCTTTGATACAATCTaaaattcgttgaaaatcttcgaaaacaattaaaaaggtACAATTTCATAATATTCTTAAATGGATGGGAAACAGTTCGCTTAACACATGCCTTGAGAATATGGAAGAGACAACTACTTTGAACagtaaataaaagaaagcaAAGTATAAACGCTAATGATAGCAACCTCCCAGTATATTCTGACAATTAAATGATTTTAGAGAGATTCCATTAGGGCATTAGGCCAGTCCAGGATTTTCAAAA belongs to Bactrocera dorsalis isolate Fly_Bdor chromosome 1, ASM2337382v1, whole genome shotgun sequence and includes:
- the LOC105222238 gene encoding dual oxidase maturation factor 1, which produces MKGWFDAFRDDGGPTLYSFPNRTPVTGDVSIVAVSVLFATFYVAFLVIFPGVRKQKFTTFSTVTLSLFVGLVILITRLGSAWHVAHTTIIAPYKAFSREKMPSRIGTHIGLMHVNVTLTAIPVGNWTAPDVDYNERFGWEGANDMSANYRDALRRGLPFPILTVAEYFSQGREGFCWGGQYRAAGYFASIMLWASLASWLLMNLLLIAVPRYGAYMKALTGALLIGTNIGYYCMLPKRPLIIYLEGGRLEFKLGWCYWLLLVAGILCFICGVLISIIDLVWPHTFSTVLEVYYGTPYDRHVILEESSDVRYRKRGTAGGGAGGLEDPPGLGSRILRRLSSKARDHGNAAAYYGGNAGGAGVSGAASVSAGASGAMVPGSFENKSFQPDVPKSPWRYPFRRAQQLQAARPNARLQRTISQESGSSIASAAIHISPLHKHALARMLPNPPMNRIRDVEHW